GGTCTTCACTTTCTTGGCACGACCCAACATGTTAAGGTCCACATTTTCCAATTTATAGCCCATATCTTCAGTAATAAAGGTCCCCTGGGTCAGGATAGCTATATCCTCCATCATGGCCTTCCTGCGGTCGCCAAAGCCAGGTGCCTTTACAGCGCAGCAAGAGAGCGTTCCCCTCAATTTGTTTACAACTAGGGTGGCCAGAGCTTCGCCTTCTACGTCTTCCGCAATTATCAACAGTGGTCTGCCTGAGCGCACAACCTTTTCCAGCACAGGCAACAGATCTTGGATGGCAGAAATTTTCTTTTCATAAATCAGAATATACGGCTCTTCCAGATCCACTTCCATGGTTTCATTGTTAGTGGCAAAGTAAGGAGATACATAACCCTTGTCGAATTCCATTCCCTCAACTACTTCTACCATTGTGCTGATGCCTTTAGATTCCTCTACAGTAATGACTCCGTCTTTACCAACCTTCTCCATAGCTTCGGCTATTAAACTGCCAATTTCAGGATCATTCGCGGCAATTGATGCCACATGAGCAATGCTTTCTTTTGTTTCCACTGGAATTGACATGGCTTTAATCGCTTCAACAGCTGCAGTAACGGCTTTATCAATACCTTTTTTAATAAAAATGGGATTGGCGCCGGCAGCAACGTTCTTAAGTCCCTCGGTAACTATCGCTTGGGCAAGAACAGTTGCAGTAGTAGTTCCATCCCCGGCAACATCATTGGTCTTGGAAGCAACCTCTTTGCAAAGTTGTGCTCCCATATTTTCGTAGGGGTCTTTTAATTCAATTTCCTTTGCAACAGTAACGCCGTCTTTGGTAATCAAAGGAGACCCAAATTTTCTTTCGATAACAACATTACGGCCCTTGGGTCCCAGAGTGACCTTAACAGCCTGCGAAACGGCATTTACTCCCCGTTCCAAGCTCTTTCTCGCCTCAACATCAAAAGCGAGTTGTTTGCCAGCCATATATACACCTCCTAGTTTAATTGTCCAAGATTAGGGTCTTTATTTTCCGAAATTAAGTACTATTTATTAACCGCGGACAGCCAAGACATCGGTTTCCCGCATAACCAGATATTCTTCTCCGTCGATTTTTACCTCAGTCCCACTGTACTTGGCAAAAATGACTTTGTCGCCCACTTTAACTGAAGGAGTTAACCTTGAACCGTTATCCAGTACCCGTCCTGGACCAACACTGATTACCTCTCCTTCTTGAGGTTTTTCTTTGGCGGTATCTGGCAATACAATCCCACCAACACTTTTCTCTTCTTTCTGGGACACCTTGACAACAATCCTGTCATCCAATGGTCTAAGCATTATCTCTTCCCTCCTTTATATTTTTCAACTAAATACCATTCTACGGTAAGCGCTACTAATAACAGTTGGCTATCTGTTATTAGCACTCACCGGAGAGTAGTGCTAACATATATATAATATATTCCAGAATTTTTGTTTGTCAAGAGTTCGCACCAAAATTATTGCCAATACATGGACATTAATTATACAGGCTATCAGCCCGGAAAAACTGAGCTTTGATTTAGACGATCAATATTTATTGATAAAGATGTTCGGTCAACCACCCAGCGTGATGTCTTGCTGTTCATACCACCTTAAGGCACTGATGAAATGATCCGGTTTATAGTCCGGCCAAAGCTCATCAACTACAAAAAAATCTGCATAAACCGATTGAAGTGGAAGGAAACCACTTAAACGTCTTCTGCCACCCCATCTTACTATCAAGTCTATTCGTGAAACGTCTTTTGAGGCAACGGTGTTTTGTATATTTGCCCTGATGAGCTTTTTATCATACGAACAAACACCAACAAAGAGATCCCATTGCCAACTGTAATTTACCAAAAAATTAATCTTAATTAATCCTCGTCCGAATGTAACTCTATTTGTGTAAGGAATAAGTTCTTTTGGAAATAAAGGGGATTTATAATTTCCAACTACTAACAGCGCAGCATCCCTCTGAGCCAGTCCCCTGACAGCCTTTATGCATGCGTCCTGAAAAGAGGCTGTCTGCTCTGGAGGCCTTTTTGTATTGTCTTGAGTAAACCCATAAAAAGTTATTTCCTCAATCCCTAATTCCAGGCACTGTTCATAAAGCCTGAAACCAGGATCAATACCTTTTTCGTATCCGTCTTGCTTCCTGAGACCATGCTGCACAGCCCACCTACGGTTACCATCCGGAATTATTCCAACATGCTGCGGTATTCGCTTGAAATTCATAAAACTATCCTTCCATTTAGTTAACGAATATTTTTTCCTTATTACCCATTTAATATTCGCGCACAAGATAAATAACATTTTTAATTCAAAAAAAAATGTCACGCCTGGTGACCTTAATATAACAAAACATTTTTCGTCATTATTCAAGTCCTTTTAAAAACAAATGATCATCCGGCTAACAAAGGCATAACTGTTCATGCTTCTCTAGTTAACCGCAGTTGCACGACCTCACAGGCTGACCCCAATCTTAGGGGGAACCAATCGCCAGACCCCTGATGGACAAACATGACATTACCGTTAGCATTCTTATATATACCCCTGACATAACGGAACAAATGACGACCAGGATTAAAAATCTCCCATTCCTCACCTGCCTGAACCACTATCTGCCCACCATGGGTATGCCCTGCCAAAACAATTGACACATTCTGATCCATAATATAGTCAAAGGAATGGGGGTGATGGGCCAGAAGAATCTTCAAAGCATTTGATGGGGAAGACACGGTTTGGTCAGCACGCCTTATAAAAGCCTCATAGTATATTTCTTGACGTGAGTAGTCAACACCTAACAACTTAATCGGAACATTGCCCGTATCAAGCATTACAGCTTCATTTAACAATAAGTTCAAGTCTGCTTTTCGCACTGTTTCAATAAAATTGTTAGCGTCAAATATTTTATCATGGTTTCCAATACACAAATAGGTTCCCATCGGCGCGTATAATGCCCCGACTGTATCTACCAGGTCCGGCAAAAAAGTTAATTCTCTATCTAAAATATCACCTGTTATTACTATAATATCACTCTTTAATCCATTGGCTGCTGCCACTATCTTATCTACTCGCTCCCGGCCGGTAACCATTCCAATATGAATATCAGAAAGGTGGGTGATAGTAAAACCTTCTAGCCCTTCAGGCAAATCCTTAACTGG
This genomic interval from Syntrophomonadaceae bacterium contains the following:
- a CDS encoding undecaprenyl diphosphate synthase family protein — translated: MNFKRIPQHVGIIPDGNRRWAVQHGLRKQDGYEKGIDPGFRLYEQCLELGIEEITFYGFTQDNTKRPPEQTASFQDACIKAVRGLAQRDAALLVVGNYKSPLFPKELIPYTNRVTFGRGLIKINFLVNYSWQWDLFVGVCSYDKKLIRANIQNTVASKDVSRIDLIVRWGGRRRLSGFLPLQSVYADFFVVDELWPDYKPDHFISALRWYEQQDITLGG
- the groES gene encoding co-chaperone GroES, with product MLRPLDDRIVVKVSQKEEKSVGGIVLPDTAKEKPQEGEVISVGPGRVLDNGSRLTPSVKVGDKVIFAKYSGTEVKIDGEEYLVMRETDVLAVRG
- the groL gene encoding chaperonin GroEL (60 kDa chaperone family; promotes refolding of misfolded polypeptides especially under stressful conditions; forms two stacked rings of heptamers to form a barrel-shaped 14mer; ends can be capped by GroES; misfolded proteins enter the barrel where they are refolded when GroES binds) produces the protein MAGKQLAFDVEARKSLERGVNAVSQAVKVTLGPKGRNVVIERKFGSPLITKDGVTVAKEIELKDPYENMGAQLCKEVASKTNDVAGDGTTTATVLAQAIVTEGLKNVAAGANPIFIKKGIDKAVTAAVEAIKAMSIPVETKESIAHVASIAANDPEIGSLIAEAMEKVGKDGVITVEESKGISTMVEVVEGMEFDKGYVSPYFATNNETMEVDLEEPYILIYEKKISAIQDLLPVLEKVVRSGRPLLIIAEDVEGEALATLVVNKLRGTLSCCAVKAPGFGDRRKAMMEDIAILTQGTFITEDMGYKLENVDLNMLGRAKKVKTGKEKTTIVEGYGSKDAVSGRVNQIKKQIEETDSEYDREKLQERLAKLAGGVAVVKVGAATETELKEKKHRVEDALSATRAAVEEGIVPGGGVALINAVPSLESVKAEGDEAVGVRIIRRALEEPLRQIASNAGLEGSVVVERVKNCEKGIGFDAVTEDYVNMVKAGIVDPAKVARSALQNAASIASMLLTTEALVAEIPQKEKAPGGYPPPDMDY
- a CDS encoding metallophosphoesterase, which gives rise to MRSYFFVIMGAIILANLLWFFLSERWLRQDLKNYPNIRQLARILLFVWATLIAVPLIIMVIPGTDFSFKSIPWLWHTIFYFWICAIFVLMLVMSVLGIPLWAVIKVFDKRKNKIPPVKSENSDTSGLKPSFNKSNAGLTRRQFVRLATVAAPPLLVSVSSLAAWSNSQDLKVYSLDLPVKDLPEGLEGFTITHLSDIHIGMVTGRERVDKIVAAANGLKSDIIVITGDILDRELTFLPDLVDTVGALYAPMGTYLCIGNHDKIFDANNFIETVRKADLNLLLNEAVMLDTGNVPIKLLGVDYSRQEIYYEAFIRRADQTVSSPSNALKILLAHHPHSFDYIMDQNVSIVLAGHTHGGQIVVQAGEEWEIFNPGRHLFRYVRGIYKNANGNVMFVHQGSGDWFPLRLGSACEVVQLRLTREA